GTTCGGGCCCAGGGCCTCCAGCAGCGTGCGGCCCTGCACCTCGCCGACGAGCTCGTTGTCGAAGGAGACGTACGCGTCGATCGGGCCCTCGGCCAGCCGGTCGTAGGCGATGACCGGGATGCCCGCGTCCTTGGCCTTCCGCACCTCGCCGGCGATGGCGTGCGCGTCGACCGCGTCGACCAGGATGACGTCGACCTTGCCGTCGATCATCTTCTGCATCTGCCCGGCCTGCCGGTCGGCGTCCGCGTCGGCGTTGGCGTACTCCACCCTGCCCTGCTTGTGGGTCAGTTCGGCGACCTTGGCCTTGATGATGGGGTAGTCGAACTTGTCGTAGCGGGTGTTCGCCCTCTCCGGCAGCAGCAGCCCCACGGTGAGGTCGTCGCCCTTGGTGGGGCTCGCGCTCGCGCCGTCGTCCGTCGCGTTCAGGACGCCGCAGCCGGCGAGCGAGAGGGTCATCGTGGAGGCGGCCACGGACATGGCGATACGACGCATTCAGGGCTCACTTCAGGTGCGTTCCGGACGAGGTTGCTGCTTTACGACCCAGGTGTCTGAAAAGACAACGCGGACGACACACCCGGCGTCAAGCGGCAGCACTTAACGAGTACGCAACACCACGCGCCGCCGCCCGTGTGAACATCCGGCGCAACCCCCTTCAAACACTCTGCACGAGCCCTCCGGACAACGACGCCCCACAGGACGGCCGAAAGCGGAACAACCAAGTCCATTCCACACCGCTCGTGGCCACCGGCGGCCGTGCGCCGCCGCCCGGCACCGCGGCGGGAGGACCGAACGAACCCGGCCACGCGCAGAGCGCCGCCGGGGATGCCGGTGCCCTCCGGGAACCGGCCGCACGGAACCGCACGGAACCGCACGGAAAAGGGGCCGGGATGTCCCGGCCCCTTCCGTTCCATTCGGTTCCCCGTACCGCCCGGTCCGGCGCGCGGCCGGGCTCAGTCCTGCGGGGTCTGCTGCCGCTTCGGCCGCCACACCACCAGGGCGCTGGTCTGCTGGACCTCCTGGTACGGGACCAGGTCGCGGCGGTAGGAGGCGTGGACGGCCGCCTCGCGCTGCCGCATCGCCGCCGCCGCGCCGTCCAGGGCCGCCTCCAGCTCCGCGACGCGGGACTGCAGCGCGGCGACCTGGTTCTCCAGCTCGATGATCCGCTTGATGCCGGCCAGGTTGATGCCCTCGTCCTGCGACAACTGCTGTACCTGGCGCAGCAGTTCGATGTCGCGGGCCGAGTAGCGGCGGCCCCGGCCGGCGGTGCGGCCGGGGGACACCAGGCCCAGGCGGTCGTACTGGCGCAGCGTCTGCGGGTGGAGGCCGGAGAGCTGGGCCGCCACCGAGATGACGTAGACCGGGGTCTCCTCGGTCAGTTCATACGGGTTGCGCCGACGGCCAGAAGTGTCCATGGCGGCTCTCAATCTCCCTTCGCGGCCTCGAACAGCTCCGCCCGCGGGTCCTCGCCCGCGGTCGCCTCGCGAAACGCCTCCAACGCGTCACGAGCCTTCCCCGACAGGTCCTTCGGGACACTCACCTCGACGGTGATCAGCAGATCGCCGTGGGTGCCGTCCTTGCGCACCGCGCCCTTGCCGCGCGCCCGCATCGTACGGCCGTTCGGCGTGCCGGGGGGCAGCTTCAGCGTGACGGCGGCGCCGCCGAGGGTGGGTACCCGCACCTCGCCGCCGAGGGCCGCCTCGGTGAAGGTCACCGGCACGGTGACGGTGAGGTTGTCGCCCTTGCGCCCGAACACCGGGTGCTCGCCCACGTGCACGACCACGTAGAGGTCGCCCGCCGGTCCGCCCCGCTCGCCGGGCGCGCCCTTGCCGCGCAGCCGGATGCGCTGCCCGTCGGTGACGCCCGCCGGGATGCGGACCTGCATCGTGCGCGAGGACTTGGCGCGCCCGCTGCCCTTGCACTCCGTGCAGGGGTGCTCGGCGATCAGGCCGCGCCCCTTGCAGTCGGGGCAGGGGTCGGTGAGCGAGAACCCGCCGCCCGAGCCCCGCGCCACCTGCCCGGTGCCGACGCAGGTCGGGCACACGCGCGGGGTGCCGTTCTTGTCGCCGGTACCCGAACAGGCCGTGCAGGGCGCCTGGGAGGACATCCTCAGGGGCACCGTGGCGCCCTCGATGGCCTCCGTGAAGCTCAACGTGACCTCGGACTCGATGTCCTGGCCGCGCCGGGGCTGGGTGCGGGCACCGGTGGGTCCGCCCCGGTTGAACAGGCCCCCGAAGACGTCACCCAGGCCGCCGCCGAAGCCGCCTCCGCTCTGGGTGCCGCCCCCGAAGAGGTCGCCCAGGTCGAAGTTGAAGGAGCCGCCGGCCGCGCCGGGCCCGGGGCGGAATCCCCCGTTGCCGAACAGCGCGCGTGCCTCGTCGTACTCCTTGCGCTTCTTGGGGTCGCCGAGGACGTCGTTCGCCTCGGAGATCTCCTTGAAGCGCTCCTCGGCCCTGACGTTGCCCTTGTTGGCGTCCGGGTGGAACTCGCGGGCGAGCTTCCGGTACGCCTTCTTGATCTCGGCCTCGGTGGCGTCCTTGGGGACGCCGAGGACCTTGTAGTAGTCCTTCTCGATGAAGTCCTTGGTGCTCATCCCCGACGCCCCTCCTCTCCTGCTACGTTCGTCGTGACGTCAGCCCTCCTCCGGGCCACCGTTCTCCTTGTCGTCGGCCGCCTCCGCCTCGGTGTTCTTCTCCTCGGCGTCCTCGGCCTTGACGGTCTGCGCGCCGGGCTGCGGCTCGGCCACGGCCACCCGCGCGGGACGGATGGTGCGCTCGCCGATGCGGTACCCGGGCTGCAGGATGGCCACGCACGTCGTCTCGGTGACGTCGGGCGCGTAGGAGTGCATCAGGGCCTCGTGCACCGTCGGGTCGAAGGGCTCGCCCTCCTTGCCGAACTGCTGCAGGCCCATCTTGGCCGCGACGGTCTCCAGCGACTCGGCCACCGACTTGAAGCCGCCGACCAGTTCGCCGTGCTCCCGCGCGCGGCCGATGTCGTCGAGCACGGGCAGGAGTTCGGTCAGGAGGTTCGCCATGGCGATCTCCCGGACCGCGACCCGGTCGCGCTCGACGCGGCGGCGGTAGTTCTGGTACTCGGCCTGGAGTCGCTGGAGGTCCGCCGTGCGCTCGCCGAGCGCCGTGCGCACCTGGTCCAGCTGGGCCACCAGGCCCGCCTCTGCTGCTCCGTCCCCGGCCGGGGCCGCCGCCTCCTCCGCGGAGGGGTCGGCGGCCTTCGGCTCGGCGTCGTCGGGGGTCGCGCCGGAGGGGACGTCGGGCTTCTCCTCGAAGCCCGGGGTCTCCTCCGTCACGCGGCACCGTCCTTGCGCTCGTCGTCCACGATCTCGGCGTCCACGACGTCGTCGTCGGCCTTGGCCTCACCGGCACCGGCCGAGGCGCCGCCGGCGGCCTGCGCGCCCTGGGCGTCCGCGTACAGCGCCTGGCCCAGCTTCTGCGAGACGGCCGCGACCTTCTCGGTGGCGGTGCGGATCTCGGCGGTGTCCTCGCCCTTGAGGGCTTCCTTCAGCTCGCCGACCGCGGCCTCGACCTCGGTCTTGACCTCGCCGGGGACCTTGTCCTCGTTGTCCTTGAGGAACTTCTCGGTCTGGTAGACGAGCTGCTCGCCCTGGTTGCGGGTCTCGGCGGCCTCGCGGCGCTTGTGGTCCTCCTCCGCGTAGCGCTCGGCCTCCTCGCGCATGCGGTCGACCTCGTCCTTCGGCAGCGAGGAGCCGCCGGTGACGGTCATCTTCTGCTCCTTGCCGGTGCCGAGGTCCTTCGCCGTGACGTGCATGATGCCGTTGGCGTCGATGTCGAAGGAGACCTCGATCTGCGGGACGCCGCGGGGCGCCGGCGGCAGACCGGTCAGCTCGAACATGCCGAGCTTCTTGTTGTAGGCCGCGATCTCGCGCTCGCCCTGGTAGACCTGGATCTGCACCGACGGCTGGTTGTCCTCGGCCGTGGTGAAGATCTCCGAGCGCTTGGTCGGGATCGTGGTGTTGCGCTCGATCAGCTTGGTCATGATGCCGCCCTTGGTCTCGATGCCGAGGGACAGCGGGGTGACGTCGAGCAGCAGGACGTCCTTGACCTCGCCCTTGAGGACACCGGCCTGGAGCGAGGCGCCGATGGCGACGACCTCGTCCGGGTTCACACCCTTGTTGGCCTCCTTGCCGCCGGTCAGCTCCTTGACCAGCTCGGCGACGGCGGGCATGCGGGTGGAGCCACCGACGAGCACGACGTGGTCGATCTCGTTGATGGAGATGCCGGCGTCCTTGATGACGTTGTGGAACGGCGTCTTGCAGCGCTCCAGCAGGTCGGCCGTCAGCTGCTGGAACTGGGCCCGGGTGAGCTTCTCGTCCAGGTGCAGCGGGCCCTCGGCGGACGCGGTGATGTAGGGCAGGTTGATCGAGGTCTCGGTGGACGAGGACAGCTCGATCTTGGCCTTCTCGGCGGCCTCGCGCAGACGCTGCAGGGCCATCTTGTCCTTGGACAGGTCCACGCCGTGACCGGACTGGAACTGCTTGACCAGGTAGTCGACGACGCGCTGGTCCCAGTCGTCACCGCCGAGGTGGTTGTCGCCGTTGGTGGCCTTCACCTCGACGACGCCGTCACCGATCTCCAGCAGGGACACGTCGAAGGTGCCGCCGCCGAGGTCGAAGACGAGGATCGTCTGGTCGTCCTTGTCGAGGCCGTACGCCAGTGCGGCCGCGGTGGGCTCGTTCACGATGCGCAGGACGTTCAGACCGGCGATCTCGCCGGCCTCCTTCGTCGCCTGGCGCTCGGAGTCGTTGAAGTAGGCCGGGACGGTGATGACCGCGTCGGTCACCTTCTCGCCCAGGTAGGCCTCGGCGTCCCGCTTCAGCTTCTGCAGGATGAACGCGGAGATCTGCTGGGGGTTGAAGTCCTTCCCGTCCAGCTGGATCTTCCAGTCGGTGCCCATGTGGCGCTTCACCGAGCGGATGGTCCGGTCCACGTTCGTGACCGCCTGGCGCTTGGCCACCTCGCCGACGAGCACCTCGCCGTTCTTGGCGAAGGCGACGACGGACGGCGTGGTCCTGGCGCCCTCGGCGTTGGTGATGACGGTGGGCTCGCCGCCCTCCAGAACGCTGACGACGGAGTTAGTCGTGCCCAGGTCGATGCCGACCGCACGTGCCATGGTTGATTCCTCCAGCTGACTTGAGTGGAACAGGCTCAAGTGTGCACCAGCGGGGGCCCGGGGTCAACAGACCTGAGCCGTCCGGACTCAACTCTTATCCGTTCCTTACACGCAAGTGCCCGCTGACCTGCGTGGACGTGTCCCGGCGCGATGGATGGACCGTGACGCAGAGAAGTACGAGGACGGCCACCGCGACCCCTCCGGCCACCCACAGCACCGCCCCCGCCCCGGTCCACCCGGTGTGCACCAGCACCCCGACGAGCACCGCCGAGAAGGCCGCGGCACCCAGCAGGACGACCGCGCCCGGCGGGGTGACCCCGAGCCGCCGCAGCCGGTGCGCGAGGTGGTCGGGGCCGCGCCGCAGCAGCGGCCGGCGGGCGGCGAGCCGCGCGAGGACGACCAGGGCGGCGTCGGCGGCGGCGACGGCGGCGAGGCAGAACAGCACGCCCGCGGTCGGCCCCGGTCCGTAGCCCGCGCGCGTGAACACGGCCGCCGAGGAGAGCAGGAACCCGGTGAACAGCGAACCGCAGGCGCCGAGGCCGATCCGCGCGGGAGGCCAGTTGTGCATCAGGAAGCCGGTCAGGGCGGCGGCGAACACGCTGAGCAGCACGGCGAGCCCGTCCATCACCTCGGCGGCGGCACAGGCGCCCGCCCCGAAGGCGGTGACCACCCCGACCGTGCCGGCCAGTCCGTCGGCGTGGTCGAGCCCCCTGAAGGCGAGCGAGGCGATCACGATCCAGCCGGCGGCCAGCACCCCACCCCCCCACCCCGTCTCGTCGTAGGGCACCACGCACAGCGCCGCCAGGGCCGTACCGGCGGCCGGCACCCGCGCGCGCAGCCGCCACACGTCGGTGACCAGGCCCAGCGCCGCGACCGCGCCGGCGGCGGCGAGGAGCCGCCCGACGCCCTCCCCGAGCGGCGCCACCGCGGTCCACTCCCCCACCCAGGCGACCAGGCAGGTGACGGCCACGACGGCGGGACCGCCGAGCACGGGCAGCGGCCGCTGCCTGCGCCGGTCGACGATCCCCGCGCGCAGCGCGGGGACCCGGAGCAGCGCCGCGAGCACGGCGGTGAGCAGGAGTGCGGCCGTGGCCGCGGCGATCCCGTAGAGCACGGCTCCAAGGTAGGCGCGAACAGGGCAATTCCGTACGAATAACACGATCGGATTGCCTGCCGGATCCACCCCGGCCACCCCCGCGGCCCGGCCCGGCGATCGGCCCGGCGGTCCGGGGCCCGTTCCGCGCGCCCGGCGCCGGCGTGCGAAGGTACACCTCAGCGACCCAGATCACCCCGCACCCTGCTGCATCCTGGCGGAGGATGGGGGTAGTCTCAGACGAATCAAATAAGTTACCGCTTAGTAATGTCGCTCAATACTCCTCTCGAGGCCGCCTCAGGAGCCCCCAATGCAACTCGCTGCGATCATCGTGTCGCTGGTGCTCGCCGTGGTCGGCGTGGCGCTGTTCGGCCGAGCCATCGCCCAGATCTACCGGTTCGTACGGCTCGGCCAGGACGTTCCCGCGGGCGTCCGGACCAATGACTGGACCGCCCGCACCGCCACGGTGATCAGGGAGTTCCTCGGCCACACCCGGATGAACCGGTGGGGCGTGGTCGGCGTCGCCCACTGGTTCGTCGCGGTGGGCTTCTTCTCCCTGGTGCTGACCCTGGTGAACGCCCTCGGCCAGCTCTTCCGGGCGGACTGGGCGCTGCCGGTCATCGGCCACTGGCTGCCGTACGAGCTGTTCGTCGAGTTCATCGGCACGATGACCACGCTCGGCATCCTGACCCTGATCGTCATCCGCCAGCTGTCCCTGCCCAGCCGGCCGGGGCGCAAGTCGCGGTTCGCGGGCTCCAACTTCGGCCAGGCGTACTTCGTCGAGTCGGTGATCCTCATCATCGGCCTGGCGATCCTCACCCTGCGCGGCCTGGAGGGCGCCCTGGCCGGCGTCGGCCACTACGAGGCGGCCTACTTCGCCTCGTACCCGCTGGTCGCCGCCTTCCGCGGGCTGGGCACCGGCACCCTGCAGAACCTGATCTACCTGACCGCCATGATCAAGATCGGGACGTCCTTCATCTGGATGATCACGGTCTCGCTGAAGACGGACATGGGCATCGCCTGGCACCGCTTCCTGGCGTTCCCGAACATCTGGTTCAAGCGCAACGCGGACGGTTCCACCTCCCTCGGCGCGCTGCAGCCGATGACGAGCGGCGGCAAGCCGATCGACTTCGAGGACCCCGGCGAGGACGACGTCTTCGGCGTCTCCCAGGTCGAGCAGTTCTCCTGGAAGGGCCTGCTGGACTTCTCCACCTGCACCGAGTGCGGCCGCTGCCAGTCGCAGTGCCCCGCCTGGAACACCGGCAAGCCGCTGTCCCCGAAGCTGCTGATCATGTCCCTGCGCGACCACGCGCACGCCAAGGCGCCGTACCTGCTGGCCGGCGGCGGCAAGACGGCGGAGGGCGAGGAGCGGGCCTCCGAGGAGCAGCTCGCCGCCGTGCCCGCCGCGGCGCTCGCCGAGGCCGGGCGCCCGCTGATCGGCACCGCCGAGGAGAACGGCGTCATCGACCCGGACGTGCTGTGGTCCTGCACCACCTGCGGCGCCTGCGTCGAGCAGTGCCCGGTCGACATCGAGCACGTCGACCACATCGTCGACATGCGCCGCTACCAGGTCATGATCGAGTCCGCGTTCCCGTCCGAGGCGGGCACGATGCTCAAGAACCTGGAGAAGAAGGGCAACCCCTGGGGCCTGGCGAAGAAGCAGCGCCTGGAGTGGACCAAGGAGGTCGACTTCGAGGTCCCGGTCGTCGGCAAGGACGTCGAGGACCTCTCCGAGGTCGAGTACCTGTACTGGGTCGGCTGCGCCGGAGCCCTGGAGGACCGCGCCAAGAAGACCACGAAGGCCTTCGCGGAGCTGCTGCACATCGCGGGCGTCAAGTTCGCGATCATGGGCGGCGACGAGAAGTGCACCGGCGACTCCGCCCGCCGCCTCGGCAACGAGCCCCTGTTCCAGGAGCTCGGCATGGAGAACGTCATGGCCCTGAACACGGCCTTCGGCGAGGAGCTGGACGACGAGGGCAAGGTCACGGCCGAGTCGCGGAAGCCGAAGTCGGCGAAGAAGATCGTCGCCACCTGCCCGCACTGCCTCAACACCCTCGGCAACGAGTACCCGCAGCTCGGCGGCGACTACGAGGTCGTCCACCACACCCAGCTGCTCCAGCACCTGGTGGACGAGGGCAGGCTGATCCCGGTCACGCCGGTCGAGGGCGTCATCACGTACCACGACCCGTGCTACCTGGGCCGCCACAACAAGATCTACACGCCTCCGCGCGAGATCATCGGCCGGGTCCCGGGCCTGCGCAACGAGGAGATGCACCGCCACAAGGAGCGGGGCTTCTGCTGCGGCGCCGGCGGCGCGCGGATGTGGATGGAGGAGCGGATCGGCAAGCGCATCAACAACGAGCGCGTCGACGAGGCCCTCTCCCTCAACCCGGACATCGTCTCCACGGCCTGCCCGTTCTGCCTGGTCATGCTGACCGACTCGGTCAACGGCAAGAAGAACGACGGCAAGGCCAAGGAGTCCATCCAGGTCGTGGACGTCGCCCAGCTCCTGCTGGACTCCGTGAAGACCCCGGTCGACCCCGCGGGCGAGGCGGAGACGGAGGACGCACCGGAGCCGGAACCGGTGAAGTGACGGCCGCCGAACGGCGCACGGCGCCCCCCGCCCCACCGTGGGCGGGGGGCGCCGTCGTGTGCGCGGCGCCGCGCTAGGCGTTCTTCGGCCCCGCCTGCTGCACCACCTCGAAGGACCACAGGGTGGAACCCGAGGCGGCCGGCCGGGGCCGCTCGCCGCCCTCTGCGCCGCCCTGGTGCGCGGACTTCATCGGGCCCTCCATCCACGCCCGGAACGACTCCTCGTCCCGCCAGCGCGTGTACACCAGGTAGGTGTCGGTGCCCTCGACGGGCCGCAGCAACTCGAACCACTCGAAGCCGTCGGAGCCCTCCACGGCGTGGGCCCGCGAGGCGAACCGCTTCTCCAGCACCTCCCGCTGCTCGGCGGGCACGGTCAGCACATTGATCTTCACTACGCTCATGGACCCATACTGACCCACGCCGCGTCGTTCAGGGCCGCGCCCGCCCGTCGGCCCCGGTCTCCGGCGCGGTTCCCGCGGCGCCCACCCGCAGTCGCTCGGTGATCTGGACGAACGCGGCCCGCAGGTGCTCCGGGATGCCCGGGGCGGCCGCCGCCTGCTCGGCGGAGAGGCCGGGCCGCACCCGTCCGGCCCGCCGACCGCGCGTCCGCACCCCTGCGACGAGCTGTCCTGAGGGCTCGGTCACGGCTCCGTGACCGAAGGAGTCCCGGTGGTCCTCCCGCCGGGACTCTCCCCGTCGGGCCCCGGCGGCAGCGGCGGACCCGGCCGCGCGCCCTCCGGCGGACCGGGCGGAGCCGCGTGCGGTCGCTTTCCGGCCGTGATGGCCCCCGCCCGCGCCCCTCATGGACTTCGCGCCCCGGCCGGACCCTCCGCTCAGCCGAGGGCGTCGACGACGATCACCAGCACGCGGAGCGCGAGCAACAGGGCGGACCCGACGGTGGACAGCAGGGTGGTCCTGCCGGACGTGATCTCGTCGGGCGTCAGGACGTTGCCCAGGCCCTCCGGGTCGCACACGACCTCGACGGTGCCGCCCACGGGAACGGTCGTCCACTTGAACGGCCCGACGCTGACCTTCTTGGAGCCGGCCGGCGTGGAGAACCGCACCAGGAGTTCGGTACGGCCGTCGTCGGTGCGGGTCCCCACGCGCCTCGCCCGGGTGCGAACCCCCGGGTCCGCGGCACACGGCCGCGCGCGTGAATTTCCGCAGAGGAAAACAGCACGGTGTCCGAGGCGTGCAACATCGGGCTGACTCCGGTCCGTTCGTCGTACCGGTCCCGGGACCGGGGGCAGGCCGGGCACGGGCGTGGTGCGTGCCCGGCGTCGGCAGGGTCAAAGAACGCGGGAGACGCGGGTTCCGCGGCCTTCGCCGGCCAGGAGCGGCATCATCTCCTGGAACAGGCTGGTGAGGTGCTCGCTGGCGAGGTGGGCGTCGAGGGCCGCCTGGTCGCGCCATTCCTCGATGAGGATCATGTGGCTGTCGTCGTCCAGGTCGCGCAGGAGGTCGTAGCGCAGGCAGCCGTCTTCGGCGCGGGTACGTTCCACGACGCTCTGGATCAGGGAGCGGACCTGGTCGGCCTTGCCTTCGGCGGCGTTGCTCTCAGCGATGATCATGACGGTGTCGTTCACGGTGCTTCTCCTCTGGGGTTCGAATTGTTCGGGAAGCGCCCCCTTGGGAGCGCCTTGCTCGCAGGGGTCAGCCGGCGAGCAGTTGCTGGTAGAAGTCGGCGGGGTCGGCAGCCAGGGACGCCTTCACGTAGGCGCTCCAGTCGTCGACGATGACCTCGATGAGGCCCTTCTCGACGCCGTCGAGTGCGGCGCGGGCGACGTCGGCGGGGTCGGTGAGGGGGCCGTCGTAGTCGACGCCGGCCATGATGTCGGTGTCGGCCGCCCCCAGGACGACGCCGGTGACCAGCGTGTTCTGACCGGCGAGTTCCAGGCGGATGCCGCCTGTCATGCTCCACTCAGCCGCCTTGGCCACCGCGTAGGCGTTGCTGCCGTCATAGGAGAACCACGACAGGGCCGAGAGCACGTTGACGATGGCCCCTCCGCCGTTGGCGGCCAGGACGGGGGCGAAGGCGCGGACCATGTTCAGGTTGCCCCACAGGTGCGTGTCCAGCTCGCGCCGCACGTCGTCGAGGTCGCTGCCCAGGAGGTTGGTTCCGGTGGAGATCCCGGCGTTGTTCACCAGCAGGTCGACATCGGTGGCCGCCGCTGCGGCGGCCTCGATCGAGGCCGGGTCGGTGATGTCGAGCTGCAGGACTTCCACGCCCGGCAGGTCGATGCTGCCGGGCCGTCGTGCGGTCGCGTAGACCTTCGCGCCCCGCTGGACGAGCTGCGCGGCGAAATGGCGCCCGATCCCGCGGTTCGCGCCGGTGACCAGCGCCGTCGCTCCGGCAATGTCCATGATCCTGCCCTTTCGCTGACGTGGGCCAGGTACGTCGGCCCATGGTTCCCGCCGGACTCCGACGGCGTTGATAACGTAAAACCTGACGTCAACGTGAGGTACAAGCGGAAACGGAGTGACCTGCGTCATGCGCATCGGACAGCTCGCCAGACGCTCGGGGGTCAGCGTGCGGGCACTTCGCTACTACGAGGAGCAGCAGCTCCTGGAATCGACCCGGACCCCCGGCGGGCAGCGCGACTACTCCGACGACGCTCTGGAACGGGTCGAGCTCATCCAGGATCTCTTCGCCGCCGGCCTCTCCAGCCGCACCGTCGTCGAGCTCCTGCCATGCGTGAGCACCGGCGTCGCCACCCCCGCCGTACTGGACCAGCTCACCACCGAACGTGACCGCATCACCGAACGCATCCAGGACCTGACCCGCGCCAAGACCAAACTCGACCGCGTCATCGAGTGCGTCATCGCGGCGGGCGTGGTATCAAGCTGATCACCCGGCCCGCCGCTCTCACAAACGACCCTTTGTCCGAGCAAGATCAAAAGAGGCAGAGTGAAGGCCACCGAGAAGCGGATCGACTCTCAGAGCCCGTTCGCACGCAAAGGCGGCCGGAAGAGGGTTCCGAGACTTGCGTTGTGTGAAAATCCGGGTCCGTGACGGATCCTCAAGGACCTTCCGCCGGACCTGAGTCCGGAGCCGACCTCATCGAGCGCCACCCGTGCCCGAAGTACAAGGCCGCCCCGGCTCGCCGTGCCGCTCACGCAGCGGGGCAGTCACGAGCGCATACCACACCGGCCGCTTCACCAAGGTGCCGAAACCGGCGAAGGAACTGAGGGTGCCGGCCCCGGCCAACCGAAGGCCGGGGCAGCCCTGGCGCCCCGGCAAGTCGGTGCCCGCGGCCGTCGATCCCGGTCTGCCGAGCGCGGACATCCGCATCGGGTACGCCCCTTGCTCGCACCTTGGCCAGGAACTCGACTCGCAGCTGGACGCGCTCGCCAAGCACGGCATCAGCAGGGACAGGATTTTCAGCGAGAAGGTCAGCACCCGGATCAAGGTCCGACCGCGGTTCGAGGAGGCGCTGAGGACCGCCCGGGAGGTCGAGGCGCATGCCCCGCACTGCCGGGTCATCTTCACCGTGTTCGAGATGAAGAGACTCGGACGGGACGCGGCGGAGCTCACCGCCCTCGCGGACCATCTGACCGAGCGTGGCCTGGTGCTGGAGATGCTCGCTGGGCCGCTGCCCGGCATCTACGACCCCACCGGCCCCGGCAAGCTGCTGTTCGGCTTCTTCGCCGCGATGGCGGAGACCGAGCGGGAGAACATCCGAGAATCGACCCTGGAGGGGCTGGAGACCGCGGCCCGCAAGGGCAAGTACGGCGGCCGGCCCCCGGTCATCACCGACGACATGCTGCACACCGTGCTCCGACGCAAGACGCCCGGTGAGTCCGCCGAGCAGATCCAGCCCGACCTGATCATCCCCACCGGCAAGCGCAAGGGGCAGAACCCCAGCCTCTCCAGCATCTACCGGGCATTGGCCGAACACGGGAAAGCCCGGGCGTACCCGGAGGCCGTCGAGACGGCGCAAGCCGACCTCGCCGTCCTCCAGCAGCGCGACCGCAGCCCCGTGTAGTTACTCAGCCTTACTCGCCACCTGACGGCAGCTATACGAGAACACGGCCGACGACCCCGGCGGAGACGTCGGCGGCCATCAGGCCATGTGACATCCAGCGCAGACAGGTTCGGCCAGCTCAGTGGCCATGATCAATCTCAGCGCTACTTCCTGTACGGCGACTACTCGGACCCGACCCCGGAGC
This is a stretch of genomic DNA from Streptomyces sp. TG1A-8. It encodes these proteins:
- a CDS encoding MerR family transcriptional regulator gives rise to the protein MRIGQLARRSGVSVRALRYYEEQQLLESTRTPGGQRDYSDDALERVELIQDLFAAGLSSRTVVELLPCVSTGVATPAVLDQLTTERDRITERIQDLTRAKTKLDRVIECVIAAGVVSS
- a CDS encoding recombinase family protein, whose translation is MPAPANRRPGQPWRPGKSVPAAVDPGLPSADIRIGYAPCSHLGQELDSQLDALAKHGISRDRIFSEKVSTRIKVRPRFEEALRTAREVEAHAPHCRVIFTVFEMKRLGRDAAELTALADHLTERGLVLEMLAGPLPGIYDPTGPGKLLFGFFAAMAETERENIRESTLEGLETAARKGKYGGRPPVITDDMLHTVLRRKTPGESAEQIQPDLIIPTGKRKGQNPSLSSIYRALAEHGKARAYPEAVETAQADLAVLQQRDRSPV
- a CDS encoding putative quinol monooxygenase; protein product: MNDTVMIIAESNAAEGKADQVRSLIQSVVERTRAEDGCLRYDLLRDLDDDSHMILIEEWRDQAALDAHLASEHLTSLFQEMMPLLAGEGRGTRVSRVL
- a CDS encoding SDR family oxidoreductase — its product is MDIAGATALVTGANRGIGRHFAAQLVQRGAKVYATARRPGSIDLPGVEVLQLDITDPASIEAAAAAATDVDLLVNNAGISTGTNLLGSDLDDVRRELDTHLWGNLNMVRAFAPVLAANGGGAIVNVLSALSWFSYDGSNAYAVAKAAEWSMTGGIRLELAGQNTLVTGVVLGAADTDIMAGVDYDGPLTDPADVARAALDGVEKGLIEVIVDDWSAYVKASLAADPADFYQQLLAG